The sequence TTATACCCGCAAATATTTTTTAACTCCTTATAAAGTTTTTCTTCCTCCTTAGAAAGAACATTAGGATTGACTATTAAAATTTCTATATATAAATCTCCTGTATTATTTTTCATATCCTTATATCCTTTGGAGGGGATTCTTATTTTCTGACCGGATTGAACTCCGGCAGGAATTTTGACTTTTATTTTTCCTGAAATCGTACTTACTACCAACTTAGTTCCAAAAGCTGCTTCCCACGGTAAGAGCTTAATTTTGGTGATTATGTCCAAACCTTTTATTTCATATTCTGAATTATTTAATATATTTATCTTTATATAGATGTCTCCCCTTACGCCTACTTTTTCCCCTCTGATTTTTATTTTTTTATTGGGAAGTATGCCCTTTGGAATCTTTACGGAAATAGTTTTGAGTTCATTTCCTATATACAAAGATATTCGTTTTTCGACACCATTATAGGCTTCCTCCAAACTGATACC is a genomic window of Acidilutibacter cellobiosedens containing:
- a CDS encoding DnaJ C-terminal domain-containing protein — encoded protein: MQYKDYYKILGVDKNATQDEIKTAYRKLAKKYHPDLNQGDPKAQEKFKDINEANEVLGDEAKRKKYDAFGSGYNFSNGQDFDPSQFGFDNSGKGFKYTYTTGNGGNFDGFSDFFNMFFGGNDSNIEDLFRGNTGRRRTSFYEEPRQNYETELGISLEEAYNGVEKRISLYIGNELKTISVKIPKGILPNKKIKIRGEKVGVRGDIYIKINILNNSEYEIKGLDIITKIKLLPWEAAFGTKLVVSTISGKIKVKIPAGVQSGQKIRIPSKGYKDMKNNTGDLYIEILIVNPNVLSKEEEKLYKELKNICGYNPRT